CTGTGCCCGCCGTTGAGCGCGAGCAGCGCGTCGGCGGCGGCCGGGCCGGCGCTGCCGGCGGGATACTGCGCCACCTCGTCGGCCGAGCCCTGCCACGCGTCGAGGATCGGCTGCACGATGCGCCAGGCCGCCTCGACCATCGTCGCGTCCTGGAACAGGCCGGCCTCGCCGTTCATGCAGTCCTGCAGCAGGCGCTCGTAGCCGACCGTGTATTCCTTCGGAAACCAGTCGCGGTAGCGGAAATCCATCCGCACCGGCGCCAGGCTCACGCGCGCGCCCGGGCGCTTGACGTCGAACTGCAGCGAGATGCCTTCGTCGGGCTGGATGTGCAGCACCAGCCAGTCGGGGCCGTAGCCGCCGATCTCGGCGCTGCGCAGCGGCGCCAGCGGCGCCGGCTTGAAGCGGATCGCGATCTCGGTGGTGCGCTCGCGCAGGCGCTTGCCGGTGCGCAGGTAGAACGGCACCCCGGCCCAGCGCCAGGTATCGACCTGCAGCTTCATCGCCACGTAGGTCTCGGTGTTGGAATCGGCCGGCACCGTGTCCTCCTCGCGGTAGCCGGGCACCGCGTTGCGCCCGATCGCGCCGGCCGCGTACTGGCCGCGCACCACGTCGCCCGGGGCCAGCGGCCGCACCGCCTCGATCACCTCGGCGCGCCGGCGCAGCATCGAGGCGGGGGTGAACGCCGCCGGCGGTTCCATCGCGATCATCGCCAGCAGCTGGAACAGGTGGTTGGGCACCATGTCGCGCAGGCAGCCGGTGGGATCGTAGAAGCCGCCGCGCCCTTCCACGCCGATGGTCTCGGCAGCGGTGATCTGCACGTGGTCGATGCGGTCGCGGTTCCACACCGGCTCGAACAGGCCGTTGGCGAACCGGAAGGCGAGGATGTTCTGTACCGTCTCCTTGCCCAGGAAATGGTCGATGCGGAATACCTGGTCCTCGTCGAGCACGCGGCCGACGATGGCGTTGAGGTCCTTGGCGCTCTGCAGGTCGTGGCCGAACGGCTTCTCCACGATCACCCGCCGCCAGCCGCCGTCGGCGCGCTGCTTGACCAGCCCGGCCGCGCCCAGCTGCTCGATCGCCGGGGCGAAGAAGCGCGCCGCGGTGGCCAGGTAGAACAGCACGTTGCCGCCGGTCTGGTACTGCGCGTCGTACTTGGCGATCACCTCGCCCAGCGCGCGGTAGGTGGCCGCGTCGGCGAAATCGCCGCGCAGGTAGTGCAGGCGCGAGCGCAGCCAGCCCCACACCTCTTCGTCCAGGCCGTCGGCCTTGAACTCGGCGTCGCGGTCGGCGATCAGGCCGTGCAGCGCGTTGCCGAGCAGCCGCCGCCAGGTGGTTTCGCTGATGTCGCCGTGGTCCACGCCGATCACCGCGAACTGGTCGGGCAGCGCGCCGCTGCGGCGCAGGTTGTACAGCGCCGGCAGCACCAGGCGCCGGGTCAGGTCGCCGCGCGCGCCGAAGACCACGATCAGGCAGGGCGGAGTCGCTTGCGTCGCATCGCTCATGGATGGGTTTCCTGTTCGCCGAGTAAGCCATGCAGGCGCAACGCGGCGTGGACCAGTGCCACGTGCGAGTAGCCCTGCGGAAAGTTGCCGAGCATGCGGCCGCTGCGCGGATCGTATTCTTCGGCCAGCAGACCGACGTCGTTGCACAGGCCGAGCAGGCGCTCGAACAGCGCGCGCGCCTGCGCGCCGCGGCCGAGCAGCGCGTAGTTCTCCACCAGCCAGAAGCTGCAGGCGATGAAGGTGCCCTCGCCCGCCGGCAGGCCGTCGCCGCTGGCATCGTCGGCGCGGTAGCGCTCGACCAGCCCGTCGATGCTCAGCTGCTGCGCGATCGCGTCGGCGGTGGCGGCCACGCGCGGATCGTCCGCCGGCAGGAAGCCGACCAGCGGGATCAGCAGGGTCGCCGCGTCCAGCCGCTCGCTGCCGTAGCTCTGCACGAAATAGCCATCGCGGTGCACGCCCTGCGCCAGCACCTGCGCATGCACTTCGTCGGCCAGGGCGCGCCAGTGCGCGCGCTGCGCGGCGTCGGCGTCGGTGACCCCGTCGCGCGCGCCGCAGTCGAACGCCAGCCAGGCCATCACCTTGGAATGCACGAAATGGCGGCGCTGGTCGCGGATCTCCCAGATGCCCTCGTCCGGCTCGCGCCAGCGCTGTTCCAGCACTTCCAGCAGCTGCCGCGCCAGCGAGCGGCCGTGCACCGCGGTCGGCATGCCTTCCTTGTGCGCGCGGTGGAAGGCGGCGATCACCTCGCCGTACACGTCGAGCTGGAACTGGCCGGCGGCGGCGTTGCCCACGCGCACCGGCAGCGCGCCTTCGTAGCCGGGCAGCCAGTCCACCTCCCATTCGGGCATGCGCCGCTCGCCGCCGATGCCGTACAGCGCCTGCAGCTGGTCCGGCGAGCCGGCCACGGTGCGTTGCAGCCAGCCATGGAAGGCGCCGGCCTCGTCGGAATAGCCGGCCGCGCGCAACGCGGTCAAGGTGAACACCGCATCGCGCAGCCAGCAGAACCGGTAATCCCAGTTGCGTTCGCCGCCCAGGCGCTCCGGCAGCGAGGTGGTGGGCGAGGCGACGATCGCGCCGGTGGGCAGGTAGCTCAGGCCTTTCAGCACCACCAGCGAGCGCCGCACCGCCTCGGTCCACGGGCCGGCGTGCACGCAGCGGTGCGACCAGCCGTGCCAGAACGCCTCGGTCTGCTCCAGCGCCTGTTCCGGCGCCAGCGGCGGCGGCAGTTCCAGGTGCGAGGCGCCGTGGCTGAGCACGAACCAGGTGCTGTCGCCGGCCTCCAGCGCGAACTCCGCCTCGGTGGCGAAGCCGTGGCCGTGCATCGGCTGCGGGCTGCGCAGCGCGATCTGGTCCGGGCCCGCGATCGCCTGCAGGCCGCCGTCGATCTGCGACACCCAGGGAATGGTGCGGCCGTAGTTGAAGCGCAGCTGCAGCTCCATGCGCAGCGGCACCCGCCCGCGCAGGCCGCGCACGATGCGCACCACGTGGTTGTGCGGGACGTTGTCCTGGCTGGCGACCATGAAGTCCAGCACCGCCACGGCGCCATCGTCGGTCTCGAACTCGGTCTCCAGCACCAGGCTGCCGTCGCGGTAGCGGCGCGTGCTGCGGAATTCGCCCTGCGGCGCGATCGACCAGCGGCCGTGCTCGGGGGTGCCCAGCAGCGCCGCGAACAGGGCGTCGGAATCGAAGCGCGGCAGGCATAGCCAGTCGATCGAACCGTGCTTGTCCACCAGCGCCGCGCTGCGGCAGTTGCCGAGCATGGCGTAGTCTTCGATGCGTGAAGCCATCCGGTCCGCCGTTCGCAGGGAAACCGCAAGTCTGGCAGCCCGTGCGTTTGCTTCACGTAAGGACCGGCGGCCGGCACCGGCAGGCGCAAGCGACCCGCTGCGGCTACACTGCGCCGGCGCATGAATGCTCATTCCGCTGCCGCCGCCCTGCGCGTCCTGGTCCTGGAGGACGATCCGATGCTGCGCGAGCGCATCCTGCTCCCGGGCCTGCGCCGTTTCGGCTTCGATCCCCGCGGCTGCGGCACCGGCGCCGAACTGCAGGCGCAGCTGCAGGCCGCTCCCACCGACATCGTCGTGCTCGACGTCGGCCTGCCCGATACCGACGGCTTCACCGTGGCCCGCGACCTGCGCCAGCGGCACCCCGGCATCGGCATCGTCATGTTGACCAGCCTGGGCCAGACCGAGGACCGGATCCGCGGACTCACCGGCGGCGCCGACGCCTACCTGTCCAAGCCGGTGGAGATCGACCTGCTGGCCGCGACCCTGCACAGCCTGACCCGGCGCCTGGTGCGCAGTCCGGCGCCGGAACCGGCGCGCGGACGCTGGCAGCTGAGCGAGGACGGCTGGTGCCTGCTGGCCCCGTCCGGCGCGGCCGCCGCCCTGACCGAGAGCGAGCGGCGCCTGTGCCGGCGCCTGCTCGAGCAGCCCGGCCTGCTGGTGCCGCGCGAAGCCTTGATCGCGGCGCTGACCGACCGCGTCTACGACTTCGACGCGCACCGGCTCGATTCCATGGTGCACCGCCTGCGCAGCAAGGCGCAGCGCCGCTGCGGCGTCGCCTTGCCGTTGGCGGCGGTGCACGGCAAGGGCTACATCCTCGATCCCTCCGGCTGAACGGGCGCCGCGCCGCCCATCGCATCCGCATCCGGCAAGGCGATGCGGAAACGGGTGCCCGCGCCGGGTTCGCTGTGCACCTGGATCCGCCCGCCGGCGCGCACCACCAGATCGCGCACCACCGCCAGGCCCAGCCCGGTGCCGCTGTCGGCGGGCTTGGTGCTGTAGAACGGCTCGAACGCCCGTGCCACCACGTCCGCCGTCATGCCCTGGCCATCGTCGGCGATCTCGATGACGGTCCAGCCGTCCTCGCGCGAGACGGCAATGTCGAAATGGCCGCGGTCGGCGATCGCATCGCGGCTGTTGGAGGCCAGATTCAACAACATCAGGTCGAACTGGCTGCGTTCGAAGCGGATCGGCGCCGCCGCCGCGGGCAGCTGGCAGCGCAACACGATGCGCGCTTCCAGCAACTGCCGCAGCATCGGCTGCAGCGCCGCCACCGCGGCGGCGGCGTCGAAGCGCTCGACGTGCTCGGGGTCGCGGCGGCTGAAGCGCAGCAGGCGGCGCACCACGGCCATGCCGCGCCCGGCCGACTCCTCCACCGCGGCCAGGCTGTCCTCCAGCTGCGCGATGCGCTCGGCGGCGCTGGCCGCGTCGTCGTCGTGGCGCGCGGCCGCGAACCCGGACATCACCGCCAGGATGTTGTTGAAATCGTGGGCCAGGCCGCTGGCCATGCGCTCGGTGATCTCGCGCTTCTGCGCGTGGATCAGCTGCGCCTGGGCGCGCTCGCGTTCCAGCATCTCCTGCTGCAGGCGCTGGCCGCGCGCGTTGGACTCGCGCAGGCTCTCGCGCAGCGCCTCGGTGGTGCGGTCCAGCAGCGCCGCCACCAGCAGGTAACTGAACAACACCGGCAGCACGTTGTAGAACGCTTGCGCCGGCGTGTCGGTCAGTTCGAGCAGCGCATCGTGGCCGACGCCGACGCCGAGCATCAGCAACAAGGCCGCAAAGGTCATCCACAGCGCGCGGCGCCCGAGCACGAGGCCGGCCAGGATCAGCATCAGCATCTGCGCCAACTGGTCCGGCAGCTGTTTCTGGAACCCATGGATGGCGGCATTGACCAGCAGCGAGCCGAGCATCGCCCCGAGCACCAGCCGCACGGCGCCGCGCAACGCGCCTTGGCGCACGCGCACGAAGCCGATGCCCGCGCAGACGCCGATCAGCAGGCTCATCGTCAGCGAGACGACCAGGCCCGGCGGCACCGCCTGTCCGCGCAACTGCGGCCACGCCAGCACCAGGGCCACCGCCAGCGTGGCCGGAATGGTCACCGCCAGGAACAGCAGCAGCAGCTGGATCACGCGCGCATTGCGCCGGTCCACCTCGTCGGTGAGCGGCGCCCGGCCGAGCCAGGTCCAGAACGATTTCACGATGCTGCCTTGCTCCGGACCTGGTTCAGTGAGATTTCGATGATGATCATGCGAGAACTTGCAGGTGACAAGCCAATGACCGCCGGCCTAAGTTCGTGTTACGGAACGCGCCCGGGGACGGCGGCGCGTCTCCCAGACCCCTCCTGACCGATGCGGAGGCGCTTGCGCGCCGCCGACGTCACCTTTTGCCTCGACGTTTCACGCAGCCAGAGATCGCCATGAACGAACGCACTGCCATGCGCGGCACCGCCGCCCGCCATCCGACCCGTCGCATCGTTGCCGGCGCAACGCCCACCCGCGGCCACAGCGTACTGGCATTGGCCTGCGCGCTGTGCCTGGCCACGCCGGCCATGGCGCAGGCCGCCAGCGCCGCAGCGGCGACCGCAGCGCAGGCCGCGGCGGCGACCGACGCGGCGCCGGCAGCCGCCGGCGGCGCCGACTTCTACCTGCAGGCCACCGGCAGCGACAGCAGCGACGCCGGCGCCTATGCCGACGGCGAAGAGGCGCTGGCGGCCGGCGAGGCCGCCTCCGCGGTCGGCACCGGCACCGTCGCGCTCGGCGCCGGCGCGGTCAGCTACGCCAATCATGCGCTGGCGGTGGGTCACAACAGTCTGGCCACCGAAATCTCCACCACCGCGGTCGGCGGCGTGCTCGACCTGGACTTCTCGTACGTGCCCGACGGCATGGTGATCCTGCAGCAGACCTCCGCCACGGGCGTTGCGGCGACCGCGCTGGGCGCCGGCGCCCAGGCCAGCGGCAAGTACAACGTGGCCGCCGGTGCCGGCGCGATCGCCAGCGATCGCTCCAGCGTCGCCGTCGGCGGCATCGTCGACGTGGGCGAAGACGGCTTCGGCTCCCAGGGAATGCAGTTGCAGGCCACCCAGGCCACCGGCCCGCTGTCCACCGCGCTGGGCGGCGGCGCGCTGGCCACCGCCTACAACGCGACCGCGGTCGGCGCGCTGGCCGAGGCCAGCTCCCAGCGCACCGTGGCCGTGGGTTCCACCGCGCTGGCCAACCAGTACGCCGCCGTGGCGGTGGGCGCGCAGAGCCAGGCCATCGCCGAGTGGGCGACCGCCTTCGGCAACGGCGCGCACGCCTGGGGCACCCGCAGCGTGGCGATCGGCCCGCAGGCCCTTGCGCAGAACGACAACGGCACCGCGCTCGGGCAGGGGGCGTTCGCCGGCGGCGTCGGCGCCACCGCGCTCGGCGACAGCTCCTGGGCCGGCGGCACCCGCAGCCTGGCGATCGGCGCGGCGATGGTGTGGAACGGCGATTTCTTCCGCGATGTCCCGGTGCTGTTCTACGACAGCATCGCCATGGGCACCGGCGCGGACGTGTTCGGCGACCAGTCGATCGCGATCGGCCCCGGCGCGCGTGTCGGCAACTCGCAGTTCGTGGACGACCGGCAGGTCATCACCAACCGCAGCGTGGCGCTTGGCGCCGGCTCGGTAGCCGAACGCGACAACACCGTGTCCATCGGCGCGGCGGGCGCCGAGCGCCAGCTCACCAACCTGGCGGCCGGCACGATGGATACCGACGCGGTCAACCTGGCGCAGCTGCGCAATGTCGCCGCCGCGTTCGGCGCCGGCAGCGTGGTCGACGCCAACGGCAACCTGATCGGCGGCAACTATCTGGTGCAGGGCACGCACTACACCGACCTGGGCTCGGCGATGGGGGCGATCGACACCGCGCTGACCGGATTCGACAGCCGCATCAACGCCATCGGCAGCTCTGGCAGCTCAGGAGGCATCAGTGTCGGCGGTGGCAGCGGCGGCGAGGTGACCGCGCCCAGCACCGGCACCGGCACCAATGCGGTCGCGGTCGGCTCCGGCGCCACCGCCAACGGCGAAAACGGCCTGGCGATGGGCGCCGAGGCACTGGCCTATGGCCCCAACGACACCGCAGTCGGTGCCAATGCCAAGGTCAACGCCGACGGCAGCACCGCGGTCGGCGCCAACGCCCGCGTCGCGGCGGTCGCGACCAACGCGGTGGCGGTGGGCGAGAGCGCCAGCGTCGGTTCCGCGTCCGGCACCGCACTCGGCCAGGGCGCATCGGTCACCGCGAACAATGCGGTCGCTCTGGGCCAGGGCTCGGTCGCCGATCGCGCCAACACCGTCTCGGTGGGCAGCAGCGGCAACGAACGCCAGATCGCCAACGTCGCCGCCGGCAGCGCCGGCACCGATGCGGCCAACGTGGCGCAGATGCGCGCCGGCGACAGCGCCACCCTGAGCAGCGCCAATGCCTACACCAATACCCGCATCACCGCGCTAGACGACAGCTTCGAGCAGCTGCGCACCGACACCGAACATCGCCTGGACGGCATGGACCGGCGCATGGACAAGCTGGGCGCGATGAGCGCGGCGATGCTCAACATGGCAGTCAACGCCGCCGGCACGCAGAGCCCGCGCGGGCGCGTGTCGGTCGGCGCCGGCTTCCAGGGCGGCCAGCAGGCGCTGTCGATCGGCTACGCCAGGAAGATCGGCGCGCGCGCCTCCTTCAGCCTGGGCGGCGCCTTCAGCAGCGGCGAGTCCTCGGCCGGCATCGGCGTGGGCCTGGACCTGTGACCCGCCGCGGCGCCGCGCGCCTCGGTTCTTTCCTTACACCTCTTCATTTCTAGGATCTGCAGATGACGTCCTCCAACACGCTCGCCGCCGCGCTCGCCGCTGTCCTGTTTGCCGGTGCCGCGCAGGCGGCTTCTCCCACCATCCGCCTGGGCGGCGTGCGCGGCCCGACGCCGCAAGCGGCCACGGCCACCGACCTGGGCCAGCGCTTCATCGTCAAGACCCGCGAGGGCGGCACCCATGCGCGCAGCCTGCTGGCCACCACCCTCAGCAGCGCGGTCGCGCGCAGCGGCATGCAGCGCGCCAAGAGCGCCAGCGCCGGCGTGCCGGCGCGCAGCGCAGTCAGCGCCAAGGTGTTGCGCGACATGGCGGTGCCGGGCTGGCACGTGGTGCAGACCTCGCGCCACCTCAGCGACAGCGAGCGCACCGCCTTCATCAACGAGCTCAAGGCCGACCCGTCGGTGCTGACGGTGCAGGTCGACCGCCTGTACCGGCGCCTGGACGAAGCCAGCGTGCGCCTGCCGGCCGCCATCGCGGCCGCCGCCTCCACCACCCCCAACGATCCGGCCTACGCCCAGTTGCAGTGGAACTTCCACAACCCGGTCGGCGGGGTCAACGCCGAGCAGGGCTGGACCCGCTCCACCGGCCAGGGCGTGGTGGTGGCGGTGATCGATACCGGGGTGGTGCAGAACAATCCGGACCTGGCCGCCAACGTGCTGCCGGGCTACGACATGATCACCGACCATCGCGTCTCGCGCCGCGACAGCGACGGCCGCGCCCCCGGCGGCTACGACCTGGGCGACTGGGTCGAGGCCGACTACTGCACCGCGCTCGGCGCGTCCGGCAACGCCCCGGAGCCGAGCTCCTGGCACGGCAGCCATGTCTCCGGCACCATCGCCCAGGTCACCAACAACAGCCTGGCCACCGCCGGCCTGGCCTACAACGCCAAGATCCTGCCGGTGCGCGTGCTCGGGTCCTGCGGCGGTTTCGGCAGCGACATCGCCGACGGCATGCTGTGGGCCGCGGGCCTGCCGATCGCCGGCCTGCCGACCAATCCGAATCCGGCCGAGGTGATCAACATGAGCCTGGGCAGCGGCGGCCCGGATACCTGCCCGCAGATCTACCAGGACGCGATCGACCAGATCAACGCCAAGGGCACGATCATCGTGGTCGCCGCCGGCAACTCCAACGCCAACGCAGCCACCTACACCATGTCCTCCTGCAACGGTGTGATCAGCGTCGGCGCCTCGCGCGTCAACGGCGGCCGCGCCAGCTACTCCAACTACGGCACGCGCGTGGACATCGCCGCGCCGGGCGGCGGCGGCGACGTCGACGGCGATCCGAACGGCTACATCTTCCAGGTGCTCAACGGCGGCACGCAGGGCCCGACTGGCGACTGGCAGATCGGCGGCATGGCCGGCACCTCGATGGCCTCCCCGCACGTGGCCGCCGCGGTGGCGATGGTGCAGAGCGTGGCCGCGACCCCGCTCACCTGGACCGGCATGCGCGACCTGCTGCGCGCCAGCGCGCGGCCGTTCCCGGTGGCGATCTCCACCACCACGCCGATCGGCGCCGGCATCCTGGACGTGGACATGCTGCTGCAGATGGCGACCACGCCGCCCTGCCAGCCGTCGGACAGCAGCTGCGTGCCGCCGACCAAGACCCTGACCAACAAGGTCGAGATGAGCGGTCTCGGCAGCCAGGGCGGCGACGCGCTGTACAGCTTCCAGGCCGAGGCGGGCAAGGCGGTGAGCTTCATGACCTTCGGCGGCACCGGCAGCGTCGCGCTGTACGCCGCGGCCGGCAGGGTGCCGACCAGCAGCAGCTACGATGCGCGCTCGGTGCGGGCCGGCAGCACCACCCAGACGATCCGCGTCACCCCGTCCAGCGCAGGCACGTATTACCTGCGCCTGTCCGGCAGCTACAGCGGCCTGACCCTGGTGGTGCGGCAGTAAGGCGGCAAGCGGCGGCGTGGGTCGCCGCCGCGCCGGCGTGCGCGGGAGGAACCACCATCCCGCGTACGTATCGAAGGATCGATCGGCCCGCCGTCCGGCGGGCTTTTTTTCGGGGCGCCGCAACGGAAGCGACGCCGCGCGACTGCCGCGCCGGCGGATTCGCGCATGCGCACGCGCCAGGCACGCGGCGCAGCGCGCCGACCGCCGCCGTCAGCGGCTTTCGCGCAGGAACCGGGCCATCGAGGACACCCCTGGCAGTGCCGGCTGGAACTGGCCGGCGACGTCGACGAAGCCGCGCATCACCGCGATCTCGCGCGGGGTCCGGTTCAAGGTGTCGCGCAGGTCCGGGTCGGCGCCGGCGCGCAGCAGGCGCTGCACCAGCAGCGGCAG
The Xanthomonas sp. AM6 DNA segment above includes these coding regions:
- the zwf gene encoding glucose-6-phosphate dehydrogenase, which translates into the protein MSDATQATPPCLIVVFGARGDLTRRLVLPALYNLRRSGALPDQFAVIGVDHGDISETTWRRLLGNALHGLIADRDAEFKADGLDEEVWGWLRSRLHYLRGDFADAATYRALGEVIAKYDAQYQTGGNVLFYLATAARFFAPAIEQLGAAGLVKQRADGGWRRVIVEKPFGHDLQSAKDLNAIVGRVLDEDQVFRIDHFLGKETVQNILAFRFANGLFEPVWNRDRIDHVQITAAETIGVEGRGGFYDPTGCLRDMVPNHLFQLLAMIAMEPPAAFTPASMLRRRAEVIEAVRPLAPGDVVRGQYAAGAIGRNAVPGYREEDTVPADSNTETYVAMKLQVDTWRWAGVPFYLRTGKRLRERTTEIAIRFKPAPLAPLRSAEIGGYGPDWLVLHIQPDEGISLQFDVKRPGARVSLAPVRMDFRYRDWFPKEYTVGYERLLQDCMNGEAGLFQDATMVEAAWRIVQPILDAWQGSADEVAQYPAGSAGPAAADALLALNGGHSWRTLTAGRRPPPRRPAEAGAEARPAAPAKRAAAAKPASKARATGAAKSKKAASSRQAGAPTKASAGKKAAASTKAGASTSGKASKRVAKKPKAGKPAADKATATAAKRPATKR
- a CDS encoding glycoside hydrolase family 15 protein, with translation MASRIEDYAMLGNCRSAALVDKHGSIDWLCLPRFDSDALFAALLGTPEHGRWSIAPQGEFRSTRRYRDGSLVLETEFETDDGAVAVLDFMVASQDNVPHNHVVRIVRGLRGRVPLRMELQLRFNYGRTIPWVSQIDGGLQAIAGPDQIALRSPQPMHGHGFATEAEFALEAGDSTWFVLSHGASHLELPPPLAPEQALEQTEAFWHGWSHRCVHAGPWTEAVRRSLVVLKGLSYLPTGAIVASPTTSLPERLGGERNWDYRFCWLRDAVFTLTALRAAGYSDEAGAFHGWLQRTVAGSPDQLQALYGIGGERRMPEWEVDWLPGYEGALPVRVGNAAAGQFQLDVYGEVIAAFHRAHKEGMPTAVHGRSLARQLLEVLEQRWREPDEGIWEIRDQRRHFVHSKVMAWLAFDCGARDGVTDADAAQRAHWRALADEVHAQVLAQGVHRDGYFVQSYGSERLDAATLLIPLVGFLPADDPRVAATADAIAQQLSIDGLVERYRADDASGDGLPAGEGTFIACSFWLVENYALLGRGAQARALFERLLGLCNDVGLLAEEYDPRSGRMLGNFPQGYSHVALVHAALRLHGLLGEQETHP
- a CDS encoding response regulator transcription factor — translated: MNAHSAAAALRVLVLEDDPMLRERILLPGLRRFGFDPRGCGTGAELQAQLQAAPTDIVVLDVGLPDTDGFTVARDLRQRHPGIGIVMLTSLGQTEDRIRGLTGGADAYLSKPVEIDLLAATLHSLTRRLVRSPAPEPARGRWQLSEDGWCLLAPSGAAAALTESERRLCRRLLEQPGLLVPREALIAALTDRVYDFDAHRLDSMVHRLRSKAQRRCGVALPLAAVHGKGYILDPSG
- a CDS encoding YadA-like family protein, producing MNERTAMRGTAARHPTRRIVAGATPTRGHSVLALACALCLATPAMAQAASAAAATAAQAAAATDAAPAAAGGADFYLQATGSDSSDAGAYADGEEALAAGEAASAVGTGTVALGAGAVSYANHALAVGHNSLATEISTTAVGGVLDLDFSYVPDGMVILQQTSATGVAATALGAGAQASGKYNVAAGAGAIASDRSSVAVGGIVDVGEDGFGSQGMQLQATQATGPLSTALGGGALATAYNATAVGALAEASSQRTVAVGSTALANQYAAVAVGAQSQAIAEWATAFGNGAHAWGTRSVAIGPQALAQNDNGTALGQGAFAGGVGATALGDSSWAGGTRSLAIGAAMVWNGDFFRDVPVLFYDSIAMGTGADVFGDQSIAIGPGARVGNSQFVDDRQVITNRSVALGAGSVAERDNTVSIGAAGAERQLTNLAAGTMDTDAVNLAQLRNVAAAFGAGSVVDANGNLIGGNYLVQGTHYTDLGSAMGAIDTALTGFDSRINAIGSSGSSGGISVGGGSGGEVTAPSTGTGTNAVAVGSGATANGENGLAMGAEALAYGPNDTAVGANAKVNADGSTAVGANARVAAVATNAVAVGESASVGSASGTALGQGASVTANNAVALGQGSVADRANTVSVGSSGNERQIANVAAGSAGTDAANVAQMRAGDSATLSSANAYTNTRITALDDSFEQLRTDTEHRLDGMDRRMDKLGAMSAAMLNMAVNAAGTQSPRGRVSVGAGFQGGQQALSIGYARKIGARASFSLGGAFSSGESSAGIGVGLDL
- a CDS encoding S8 family serine peptidase, with protein sequence MTSSNTLAAALAAVLFAGAAQAASPTIRLGGVRGPTPQAATATDLGQRFIVKTREGGTHARSLLATTLSSAVARSGMQRAKSASAGVPARSAVSAKVLRDMAVPGWHVVQTSRHLSDSERTAFINELKADPSVLTVQVDRLYRRLDEASVRLPAAIAAAASTTPNDPAYAQLQWNFHNPVGGVNAEQGWTRSTGQGVVVAVIDTGVVQNNPDLAANVLPGYDMITDHRVSRRDSDGRAPGGYDLGDWVEADYCTALGASGNAPEPSSWHGSHVSGTIAQVTNNSLATAGLAYNAKILPVRVLGSCGGFGSDIADGMLWAAGLPIAGLPTNPNPAEVINMSLGSGGPDTCPQIYQDAIDQINAKGTIIVVAAGNSNANAATYTMSSCNGVISVGASRVNGGRASYSNYGTRVDIAAPGGGGDVDGDPNGYIFQVLNGGTQGPTGDWQIGGMAGTSMASPHVAAAVAMVQSVAATPLTWTGMRDLLRASARPFPVAISTTTPIGAGILDVDMLLQMATTPPCQPSDSSCVPPTKTLTNKVEMSGLGSQGGDALYSFQAEAGKAVSFMTFGGTGSVALYAAAGRVPTSSSYDARSVRAGSTTQTIRVTPSSAGTYYLRLSGSYSGLTLVVRQ
- a CDS encoding HAMP domain-containing sensor histidine kinase, whose amino-acid sequence is MKSFWTWLGRAPLTDEVDRRNARVIQLLLLFLAVTIPATLAVALVLAWPQLRGQAVPPGLVVSLTMSLLIGVCAGIGFVRVRQGALRGAVRLVLGAMLGSLLVNAAIHGFQKQLPDQLAQMLMLILAGLVLGRRALWMTFAALLLMLGVGVGHDALLELTDTPAQAFYNVLPVLFSYLLVAALLDRTTEALRESLRESNARGQRLQQEMLERERAQAQLIHAQKREITERMASGLAHDFNNILAVMSGFAAARHDDDAASAAERIAQLEDSLAAVEESAGRGMAVVRRLLRFSRRDPEHVERFDAAAAVAALQPMLRQLLEARIVLRCQLPAAAAPIRFERSQFDLMLLNLASNSRDAIADRGHFDIAVSREDGWTVIEIADDGQGMTADVVARAFEPFYSTKPADSGTGLGLAVVRDLVVRAGGRIQVHSEPGAGTRFRIALPDADAMGGAAPVQPEGSRM